One genomic region from Rosa rugosa chromosome 1, drRosRugo1.1, whole genome shotgun sequence encodes:
- the LOC133731449 gene encoding transcription factor RAX2-like, giving the protein MGRAPCCDKSKVKRGPWSPEEDATLKNYLHEHGTTGNWITLPTKAGLNRCGKSCRLRWLNYLRPDIKRGTFTEEEDNVICTLFRSIGSRWSVIASQLPGRTDNDVKNYWNTKLKKKLLAVAARNNIVATRQTCDHNIAQFSAPVPPKIETPHGPETSSCLGALQEKTCLTTCNSRCQSLLTTFGACCRCQSH; this is encoded by the exons ATGGGAAGAGCTCCATGCTGTGACAAATCTAAAGTGAAAAGAGGACCATGGTCTCCCGAAGAAGACGCCACCCTCAAGAACTACCTCCACGAACATGGCACCACTGGCAATTGGATTACTCTACCAACCAAAGCAG GCCTGAATCGTTGCGGTAAGAGTTGTCGTTTGAGATGGCTGAACTATCTTAGGCCAGACATCAAGCGTGGTACTTTCACGGAGGAAGAAGACAATGTTATCTGCACTCTCTTTAGAAGCATTGGAAGCAG GTGGTCTGTCATAGCTTCTCAACTGCCAGGACGAACAGATAATGATGTGAAAAACTATTGGAACACAAAGTTGAAGAAAAAGCTGCTGGCGGTTGCTGCAAGAAATAACATTGTGGCTACTAGACAGACATGTGATCACAACATTGCTCAGTTTTCAGCTCCAGTTCCTCCCAAAATCGAAACCCCTCATGGCCCTGAGACTTCATCTTGTTTAGGtgcactacaagaaaaaacatgTTTAACAACATGCAATTCACGTTGTCAATCACTTTTGACAACGTTTGGCGCATGTTGTAGATGCCAGAGTCATTAA
- the LOC133731534 gene encoding transcription factor RAX1-like — MALIYGTSTTDFAIMLFYLGVKRISSSLIGFSLRWSVIASQLPGRTDNDVKNYWNTKLKKKLLAVAARNNIVATRQTCDHNIAQFSAPVPPKIETPHGPETSSCLGGTLPYAANISSVHSFDQPKQTFEPWCNHSDSKPMEVSDFGSTSESNSFSIPLSHQGVSSLPSSSSLAQLDQYHCSLWSGYEGINYVNSEFLMDFGFKTPPGDHFLLGGFGH; from the exons ATGGCACTCATATATGGTACCAGTACTACAGATTTTGCTATAATGTTGTTCTACTTGGGTGTTAAACGCATTTCCAGCAGTTTGATTGGTTTTAGTCTTCG GTGGTCTGTCATAGCTTCTCAACTGCCAGGACGAACAGATAATGATGTGAAAAACTATTGGAACACAAAGTTGAAGAAAAAGCTGCTGGCGGTTGCTGCAAGAAATAACATTGTGGCTACTAGACAGACATGTGATCACAACATTGCTCAGTTTTCAGCTCCAGTTCCTCCCAAAATCGAAACCCCTCATGGCCCTGAGACTTCATCTTGTTTAGGTGGCACATTACCATATGCAGCGAACATAAGTTCGGTGCATAGTTTTGATCAACCAAAGCAAACTTTTGAACCCTGGTGCAATCATTCTGATTCAAAGCCTATGGAAGTTTCTGATTTTGGCAGCACTAGTGAAAGTAACAGTTTCAGTATTCCACTATCTCATCAGGGAGTTTCAAGTCTTCCCAGTTCATCCAGTCTGGCTCAGCTGGATCAGTACCATTGCTCCTTGTGGTCTGGATATGAAGGTATCAATTACGTTAACAGCGAGTTCCTTATGGACTTCGGATTCAAAACTCCTCCTGGTGATCATTTTCTTCTGGGTGGCTTTGGTCATTAG